TTTTTGGCAGAAGCAGTAATTAGTGACCCACCAAACTGAATTTGACTACAGTTCagatttttatcctttttttaaatggaaaattgtaaaaaaaaattctgattttcattctgaaaaaaaaagtcaaattgagAATATTAGGGGCAAAAATACTCTTTGCACCATAATGACTTGTTGACCCCCCTTCTGTTTTACAGGTAGAAGCCGCGGCTCTCGCTGTTAGAGAAGTTCTGAACGAAACCATCAGGTTCTACAGGAAACACCATGAGAGTATGGGGTGCAAGCAACAAGCCTGGGAAAGGTTTCAGCAGCTTCTCTACTATCAGATTCACCAACTGGAGGGCTGTGTAAGTAGgactcaatggggctcatttacaataggACTATGGATTAAGTATATGTTTTTTCTTCCCATAAAGTAATATTTTTCCCTAGAATTATGAGAGAGAAATTCGAGAGTCCCTATTCCAACCACAAATtggcacaaaatgtattttttgtgtttttggtaGAATACATGATCGGTTGTAGACCCACTATCTATCccactatggggcacattaactaatggtcgaatatcgagggttaattaactctcgatattcgaccctcgggggcccatttacttagctcgagtgaaggaatagaggaaaaatacttcgaatttctaatggtttttttggctacttcgaccatcgaatgggctacttcgaccttcgacttcgaatcgaacgattcgaactaaaaatcgttcgactattcgaccattcgatagtcgaagtactgtctctttaagaaaaaacttccccctagttcgccacctaaaagctaccgaagtcaatgttagcctatggggaaggtccccataggcttggctatcttttcttggtcgaacaaaaatcgttcgatcgattaaaatcctttgaatcgaacgaatagcgctaaatccttcgacttcgatattcaaagtcgaaggatttaacttcgacagtcaaatatcgagggttaattaaccctcgatattcgaccttaagtaaattcgCCCCTCGAAGTtattcgttcgatggaacgatcgaaggaataatcgttcgatcgaacaattaaatccttcgaatcgaatgattcgaaggattttaatccatcaatcgaacgattttccttcgatcagaaattggctagaaagcctatggggaccttccccataggctaacattgatgctcggtaggttttaggtggcgaagtaggtggtcgaagttttttttaaagagacagtacttcgactatcgaatgtttgaatagtcgaacgacttttagtacaaatcgttcgattcgaagtcgaagtcgtagtcgaagattgaagtagccaaaaaaaaacttcgaaattctaagttttttttattctaatccttcactcgaacttagtgtgccccctagtgttcatACGGACCGGGCACAGTTGCTCTCATATCTGGCTTTCAACTATGTCCAAATTCGTTGGCAGAATGAGAAACCTGCATTTAATGTGGGTTAATGACAGTTGGCACAAGTCTGCATGTAATTCTGCAATTTAACAATAAAtttattaagtatatatatatatataggtatgggccCTGTAATcgagaatgttcgggacctgcggttttccggataactgatttttccttaatttggatcttcataccttaagtcttctagaaaatcatataaacattaaataaacccaataggctggttttgcctccaataaggattaattatatcttagttgggatcaagtacaagcgactgttttattattacagagaaaaaggaaatcatttttaaaatttggattatttgattataatggagtctatgggagacggcctttccataattcagagctttcaagaTAATGGGTTTcgagataagggatcccatacctgtagcactaATTAGGATCCGTTTAATCTCTGTAGATCCCAGAAACAGCAGCGAATCCTGTATTTAACCAAACACTATCAGAACAATTTGCTGTATTGGAGAAGTTCATCCAAGAAGAGGTAAGAGAGTCAATGTTTATCATATGAGCTCAAatttttccccaaactgccttccgccagctataatgaaaatcgccggcgggaaggcactcagagcgcttcgttttccaaaagtctcccaaagtttacacacgctcagattcgaggagataagtcgtccggcgacaaatctcctcttcttcggagcgactaatctccccaaactgccttcccctgccatccgctggctataatgaaaattgccggcactcagagtgcttagttttccaaaagtcgcccaaagtttccttgtgaggcaacttcgggcgacttaggaaaacgaagccttcattatagccagcggaaggcagtgaaaggcagtttgtggagattagtcgcccgaagaagaggagatttgttgccgggcagtgtaccctgacccttatggagcatttgctttttaggtgGAATCAATTACCtccatttaaaaatttaaaagagtaagaataagaagaaggcaaataattcaaacttataaaaaataaataatggagaccaattgaaaagttgcttagatttccCCTTTTTAATTACATAcccaaaaacatatttaatgGTGAACCACGTCTTTAACTACTGAAGCTCTGTGGGtctctaagaggcagatttatcaagggtcgaatttcgaattcatgtgagttttttccaCTGTAATGAATTCAATTTTAGAAATTCAATTGGGGtgttatttattacaaaaatcaaATATGTAATTTTACCGACCCGAGGGCCGACCCTATTttcctggggtttccagataacagatctttccgtaatttggatcttcgtaccttaagtctactagaaaatcatacaaacattaaggggcagatttatcaaggctcgaatttcgaagtggaaaatacttcgaaattcgaccatcgaatataatcctccgacattcgaagttggaggattttattcatcgtacgatcgtattccgatcgtagtacgatcgtactttgaatcgtacgattccaacgattttatcatacgaacgtacgatttttcttcgaaacccaaaaacgtatatatatgctctggcaggtccccataggctaacatagcacttcggcaggtttatgttggcgaagtattgaagtcgaagttttttttaaatagacagtacttctattctcgaatggtcgaaaagtcgagcaatttttactttgaatcgaagtaaatttgaagtcgtagtatcctattcgatggttgaagcatccaaaaaattactttgaatttcgaatttttttactttgaaaattccctcgaattcacttcgacccttgataaatctgcccctaaataaacccaataggctggttttgcttccaataaggattaattatatcttagttgggatcaagtacaagcgactgttttattattacacagaaaaaggaaattatttttaaaagtttcgattatttggataaaatgaaatgtatgggagacggctttctggataacggatcccatatccgTATATAAATCAGTAATGTTTACTATTCTTTTTCCCACTTATTGTTGTAGGAGAATACGCCTTGTCTACGGGACATTATTCAGAGCGAAATCAGAAGAAATTTACAACTGGCCGCGCAACTCTCCTCTCGTGCCAGAAGGCAACACTTGTTACAGGGGACTGCGTAGCTTTTTGTAGATAAATcccggactatatatatatatgtgtgtgtgtatatagtgtactGTATTGtctttttatacatattatttatagtgttttttttatttatgttatttatactttaatttattttatgtttttcaccgtgatgtttatatttttataaataaaaaaaaaagtgaatacgTGACATTTGTCTACATTTCTTAAACACACTTTTGATACTTGCAAGGATCCTGAGAGACATTATAATTATCTCTTTTATAAAGGCCATGGATTGATTTATCCCGACCAGCTTTGCATAGGTTATTAGCAgaggtgctgctgccatgaggcgagttgagaaaccataaagcaggacaggaatctcagccataaagcaggacaggactgctgcttacaatggggatcagatgggatctttgcagccactgggacagaatgctctgttatacagatagctagaatctcagctgccataaagcagggccggactgctgcttacaatggggatcagataggatctgtgcagccactgggacagaatgttctgttatacaggtagctagaatctcagctgccataaagcaggacaggactgctgcttacaatggggatcagataggatctgtgcagccactgggacagaatgctctgttatacagatagctagaatctcagctgccataaagcaggacaggactgctgcttacaatggggatcagataggatctgtgcagccactgggacagaatgttctgttatacagatagctagaatctcagctgccataaagcaggacaggactgctgcttacaatggggatcagataagatctgtgcagcccctGGAgctgaatgctctgttatacagatagctagaatctcagctgccataaagcaggacaggactgctgctaacaatggggatcagataggatctgtgcagccactgggacagaattctctgttatacagatagctagaatctcagctgccataaagcaggacaggactgctgcttacaatggggatcagataagatctgtgcagcccctGGAgctgaatgctctgttatacagatagctagaatctcagctgccataaagcaggacaggactgctgctaacaatggggatcagataggatctgtgcagccactgggacagaattctctgttatacagatagctagaatctcagctgccataaagcaaggcaggaatgctgcttacaatggggatcagataggatctgtgcagccactgggacagaatgctctgttatacagatagctagaatctcagctgccataaagcaggacaggactgctgcttacaatggggatcagataggatctgtgcagccactgggacagaatgctctgttatacagatagctagaatctcagctgccataaagcaggacaggactgctgcttacaatggggatcagataggatctgtgcagccactgggacagaatctttctgttatacagatagctagaatctcagctgccataaagaaggacaggactgctgcttacaatggggatcagattggatctgtgcagccactgggacagaatgctctgttatacagatagctagaatctcagccataaagcaggtcaggcctgctgcttacaatggggatcagataagatttgtgcagccactgggatagaatgttctgttatacagatagctagaatctcagctgccataaagcagctgCAGGACatgactgttgcttacaatggggatcaggtaGGATCTGTGCaggcactgggacagaatgttctgttatacagatagttagaatctcagctgccataaagcaggacaggactgctgcttacaatggggatcaggtaggatctgtgcagccactgggacagaatgttctgttatacagttagctagaatctcagctgccataaagcaggacaggactgctgcttacaattgggatcagataagatttgtgcagccactgggacagaatgctctgttatacagatagctagaatctcagctgccataaagcaggacaggactgctgcttacaatggggatcagataggatctgtgcagccactgggacagaatgctctgttatacagatagctagaatctcagctgccataaagcaggacaggactgctgcttacaatggggatcagataggatctgtgcagccactgggacagaatgctctgttatacagatagctagaatctcagccataaagcaggacaggactgctgcttacaatggggatcagataggatttgtgcagccactgggacagaatgctctgttatacagatagctagaatctcagctgccataaagcaggataggactactgcttacaatggggatcagacaggattaGTACAAATATaccctatatataataaaatgtttttcagctTTTATGTAAAcctccattattatttttattaaaattaataatattaaGAAAAATTACACCCGAATGAAATCTTcaaatactgactttttttttttttttatagatattttgttttaagaccaatgaataaaatgtaaaactcaGCAAAGAGAATCTGGCATTTGCAGTGATGTAAAACTCACCATTGTGACAGAGGGGAAATAAGAAAACACAAGTGAAAACGAAACTACAATAGAAATCAGAAGAAACTTGCCCTGtcttaaaataaatggcaataggattttgaattcatttagattttcacattttaaacatCTCTGTCCCCGTTGAAGACCCAGTATAAGAAGCAGGTTGGGAAGATGAGGGACATTACAGAGCGAGGAGAAAGCAGGGCAAGAAGATCAACATCAGTTTGGGTAAGTGGCACTTTCCTGCATTGCTGAACTGCACAGAATATAGGGGTTGGGACTGATacagattttatgtttaattgcagAAGAATTTCAATAAGATTTACCAATATAAAATGATTGTTTAGGGGGATCATTATTTACCTTGTGTTGATTTTTATTCTAGGGAACATGTGTCACATGGGTCAGTGGTCAGTGCTGCTCCTGCTCAGTCTCACGTCTATTGTCCATTCCCAAAGCTGCAAATGGCTTCACCCCCAGCAAGAATATCTCAACTCACAGATCCTGAAGGCTTTCAATCAAACAGTAAGTTGGAAACACTGCttccctctttaaaggagaactaaagcttaaagggatactgtcgtgggaaaacgcatcagttaatagtgctgctccagcagacttctgcactgaaatgcgtttctcaaaagagcaaactgattttttatatttaattttgaaatctgaaactTCTGATGTAGTTGTGCAAATATGGCAAAACTTTCCGAAGAGAAATTCAGACCTAAGTCAATTTGCCCCCATGAGAAAGGTTCTGGTATTGGTCCTGCTACAGCAAaacctatataattatatataaatctcATTTTGtgtgaaaagaaaataaaagcaaatcataATTCTGACATTTCaaaattttctaaataaatttatatttttgtttcagaCCCCTTTAAGAGGAAATGATGAGACCTGTGAAGAGCATCCTGGTGACCTTCCTAATATAGAGAGTATCTACAATGTCTCCCAGGTAGGATTATATGGCTCATTTAtttaaggggtttttcacctttaacttaaatgttagtatgatgtagacagtgatattctgagatcatttgcaattggtcttcaatttttaacTATTTGGCTTTTTTGCTTAGTAGctccccagtttggaatttcagcagctatctggttgctagggtctagttTATGCTGGAAATAACTATATATGGACTATAAATAGTAGGTCAATAGTAGGTTGACTGAATAGCATTAGTGTAACGATACCTTGTTGGGCCCGGGTGCAGCTGGGTCTCCACTCCCGTCCCATACCGATTTTTGTTGTGGTTTTGCATGCCCGAGAACCGGCGGAGGGCCCCTGAGGCGGTGTGGGCTCTGGTGCAGTTGCACCAcccgcacccctggtagttccaccactgctgaatagaaagagaagtaatacaaAGCAGCCATAACAATTAAAATTTAAGGCTCACATCATTTCCATCCtaaagaaaagtcataaaaagtctCAGAAAGTTGATCTCAACTCAAGAAAAGCTTTCCAATATGCTGTAAAAAATGCATCCAGCAGAAATAACTGCTACAGTTCATCAGGAAACAGTTCAAGCTTTTAATGAATCGGTCCCCGTGTCCCTTGCAGGTAGAAGCTGCGGCTCTCGCTGTTAGAGAAGTTCTGAACGAAACCATCAGGTTCTACAGGAAACACCATGAGAGTATGGGGTGCAAGCAGCAAGCCTGGGAAAGGTTTCAGCAGCTTCTCTACTATCAGATTCACCAGCTGGAGGGCTGTGTAAGAATTCTCTATTGTTTATTGTGTTcggaagatatacagtatttttgttattaaaacaaaaataaacaaagccATCTTTTCAGGTCTCAGAGACAGCAGAGAATCATCTGATAAAAGAATTGGCATCGGAACAGTTTAATCTGCTGGAGAAGATAGTCCTGGAGAAGGTAAGGAGCCCATTGACTATTTATtataatcaagttcaaccccttgcCTACACCTCCCACCTCCCTGCCTTCAAAATGTCATATCAATGAAAATGTGTAAGTAATATACACACACCTATCTCTTCTTTATACTCCACTAATATTTTCTTGTACTCATTTCCAGGACAATTCCGCTTGTGTTTTGGATTTTATATGTTCGGAAATCAGAAGGAATCTACAACTGGTTCTGCAACTCTCCTCTCGCTTGAGAAGGCAGCACTTGTTACAGAGGACTCAGTAGGACACCAACCTTATGGAACCATTAGATCTTCTTCACTGATGTCTTTAACATGGAGACTTCACTAGACGACCTTTATACCTTCATATACTatgaaaacaatttatttatattatgccTGTTATTAATTTATGTAACTGCCATTGGCtcagtatttacatatttatatttttaaaataaaaagtatgcaTAAAATGTGTGAGTTCCTTGATATTGTCATTATGGCTATTGAATGTTACACAAAGAGAGATAGGCAGCAGAGAAAAGAAGGGAAACGCAGCCCCCTATCTTCCATAAAGGTAAGAGGGGAACATCTGCCCCGTATGTTacacagagctgagagagagAACATTGTCATGTCATAAACATGAGAATGAACTGCAAAAATGCTTGACATTTAATATAGCCATAAAGAATCTGCGCTGGAGTCGGATGAGCCAGTTGACAGGTCTTTCAgcaataaataagcccaatgaGTTAAATTATCTCATGCTTTTGTTGACTTTAAAGggggccatagacatagagatccgctcgtttggcgatatcgccaaacaaacagatctctccccgatatgcccacattgaagtgggagaTAGGCTGATccgatctggccgacttttgttGCATTCCAGGCACTACTCCTCCTGCCTGAGCCAAAGGAAGCAGTGTGGCATCAGCCTGAAATCTTCTACACCACTGCTTTCATCTTCCAGGAATCCATGCCCTCTACCCAGCTGTGGGCAATGGCACGTTtaagggctatttaagcctgatTTCCAGACATCCTTGTGCTGGATTATTGGTCTTTTTGCTGACTATAAGCCTTTTGAAAAATCTTGATTTTGATCCTGTTTATGTTCCTGAtcctgcttctgtttctgctcCTGCTCCTGAATCTGGTAATCTTACCTTGTTCCTGCCCCGTTCCTGTCCTGTTCCTGTCTGGTCCTTTTCTCTTTgatattgatctcctggttttgaccttggcttgttttTTGACTCTGTATGTACTTTGCCCGTCCCAACCTTTGGCCTGTCCCTGATCTGTTTGTCTGCCACCTGTCCTTGACCCTTGGCCTGAACCTGGACTTGTGTTTTTTGCTGCCTTGTTATATCCCTCTGCAGAGGTGTGTGCACATTTTCTGTATTAAAACTTAAAGTTATacagcacattggctcctgtcCAGTCAATCATTCCATGCCATTATAAAACCTTTACTTTGGTCCACAAAAACTGAATGGCAAAGTTTACATCCAGTTTATGGCTTGGACTGCAAGTTTCTTTTCCATAGGGCCCAgggcaaaaatgtaattggtAGGCCTACACTGACCCCGGAAAGTAATGATAGAACAATCCATAAGCACATCAACTTCAATATAATAGAAATGGTCTTTACTATGGTCCCCAAATACTGAACGGCAAAGTTTACATCTGGTTTACAGCTTGAATTGTAGGGCCTCTAAGGTACCAGAGGGCCCAGGGCAAATATTTCATTGGTAGCCCCACACTGCCCAAAGGAAGAAGTGATAGAACAATCCACAAGCACATGGACTTCAATATAACAGAGAAGCCAATGAACAAATGGTCTTTACTTTGGTCCATAAAAACTGAAAGGGATAGTTTACATCTGGTTTACTGCCTGGACTGTAGGGCCGATACCAGAGGGCCCAGGGCATAGATTTGATTGGTAGCCCACAATGACCCAAGAAAGTAGTAAATAGGGCAACCCACAAGCACATGAAgtttaatataataaagaaatgGTCTACATTTACTGAAGTAGATGTGATTCTCAGGAGTGCCATCCTGGATCAACAGGCAAGTGACAAAATGGGGAccacaaaacaaaatgcaaatacattaaataatcaaACCATAGAACTCTTCCAGGTCATTAAAATACACGCCCTAGTGGACGGCGAACAATGTATCAGTCATAGATTTAACAAGTACAATAAATACACTGGACTTTGATTTAATCTTGCTAAATATCTGCTATATGTCACACAGTGGTACAAATGCAAAGAGTATTTGATGAAACTGTCTCTTGAGTGTTGGTACTTTTAACATTCAATAAACTCTATAATAACTTGGTGAACAAATgtttaagatatacagtaataaaatCTTTTCAGCTAAGATATGCATATACTGGATCATTTCTAATTTCAGATTTACGGGAACCCCACATCAATttgaaatattaaagggattctgctgtgatttttatagtgtggtttttatttctaaattacattgtttacactgcaaataattcactctaccatgtataatatcattcctaacccaacaagtgtattttttttagttgtaatattggtgtgtagctgcATCTCAtgtcactttaggatggaactgctttctggcaggctgttgtttctcctactcaatgtaactgaatgtgtctcagtgggacctggattttactattgagtgctgttcttagatctaccaggcagctgttatcatgtgttagggagctgctatctggttaccttcccattgttctgcagcAGAAAAGAGAAGCTggagtttttcagagcacaaatcacatgactgggggcacctgggaaactgacaatatgtctaaaaaatcagtttgctcttttgaaaaacagatttcagtgcagagaggTTAAGGAATattgctcatagtacaagttgatccagggactagtcccactgccattttggagtcaggaaggaattttttaaattggagaggcttcaggtgggttttttttgccttcctctggatcaactgacagttaggcaggttaaaaaaaattagtatttaagggatcctgtcatcggaaaacatgtttttttcaaaacgcaccagttaatagtgctactccagcagaattctgcactgaaagccatttctcaaaagagcaaacagatttttttatattcaattttgaaatctgacatggggctggacaatttgtcaatttcccagctgcccct
The Xenopus laevis strain J_2021 chromosome 9_10S, Xenopus_laevis_v10.1, whole genome shotgun sequence DNA segment above includes these coding regions:
- the LOC108702184 gene encoding uncharacterized protein LOC108702184, whose translation is MFYVIYCSITETMIHMLSIKTFLGLVLISIVQPKTCKWLRPKQEYLNSQILKTFEEMSPFEDYDETCQYDELPNIDGIYSISQVEAAALAVREVLNETIRFYRKHHESMGCKQQAWERFQQLLYYQIHQLEGCIPETAANPVFNQTLSEQFAVLEKFIQEENTPCLRDIIQSEIRRNLQLAAQLSSRARRQHLLQGTA
- the LOC121393142 gene encoding uncharacterized protein LOC121393142; its protein translation is MCHMGQWSVLLLLSLTSIVHSQSCKWLHPQQEYLNSQILKAFNQTTPLRGNDETCEEHPGDLPNIESIYNVSQVEAAALAVREVLNETIRFYRKHHESMGCKQQAWERFQQLLYYQIHQLEGCVSETAENHLIKELASEQFNLLEKIVLEKDNSACVLDFICSEIRRNLQLVLQLSSRLRRQHLLQRTQ